One region of Schistocerca gregaria isolate iqSchGreg1 chromosome 7, iqSchGreg1.2, whole genome shotgun sequence genomic DNA includes:
- the LOC126282221 gene encoding uncharacterized protein LOC126282221, translated as MMFVQALKTCVVNHMTLPFKAMSVSNCENDDYTPLSSLCHFLAASGRSEHLSECEMNDTDTPEQIYSYSDGIIESVEDQQSLAYVTGYVLKAIDVPDDCETCNSSLYSSVVTENHLFTSFKENSDEHSHLKYASERVMIFLRALHDQLYEYLNSHGHTTRLHDNFKKAFVLSHTTICNKHDIEERLLKTSIPFIIYKYVKEKKFTNKRKLCMQQLKKKFKSC; from the coding sequence TTTGTACAAGCTCTGAAGACTTGTGTTGTCAATCATATGACTTTGCCTTTCAAAGCCATGAGTGTAAGTAACTGTGAAAATGATGATTACACTCCCTTGAGCAGTTTGTGTCACTTTTTGGCAGCCAGTGGTAGGAGTGAACATTTAAGTGAATGTGAAATGAATGACACTGATACACCTGAGCAAATTTATTCTTACTCAGATGGTATCATCGAGTCTGTAGAAGATCAACAATCCTTAGCCTATGTAACAGGCTATGTACTAAAAGCCATAGACGTACCAGATGATTGTGAAACATGTAATAGCAGTCTCTACTCCTCTGTTGTGACTGAAAATCATTTGTTTACCTCATTTAAAGAGAACAGTGATGAGCATTCACATTTGAAATATGCAAGTGAAAGAGTCATGATTTTCCTAAGGGCACTCCATGATCAGCTGTATGAGTATCTAAATAGTCATGGTCACACAACAAGACTAcatgataattttaaaaaagcatttgttCTGTCTCATACAACAATTTGTAATAAACATGACATTGAAGAGAGACTTCTGAAAACAAGTATTCCATTTATAATATACAAGtatgtgaaagaaaagaaatttacaaacaagagaaaattgtgtatgCAACAACTTAAAAAGAAGTTCAAATCATGTTAA